The nucleotide sequence gtcttcgtcttcgtcgtcggcggcgaCCACAGCCAACAAGAACCCCGGTGTTGATGCGCGCGACGCCGCCATCCGCGCCTACACTTCCCAGACGCGCGGCAAGTCGCTGTACGAAGAgcaccaagccaaacgcAAGGCCAATGGCGGAGCGAGGAcggccgccgaggaggacgacCCCAGCAAGAGGGCGTTTGATCGCGAAAAGGACATGGCCGTCGGCGGGAGGGTCACCAACGCCCAGATGAGGGACCTGAGGAAGCAGGCTGCCGACTTTGGCGGTAGGTTCAGCAAAGGAAAATACTTGTGATGGATGAACATTTAAGCCAGATACCAAATGGGACTGGTTGGTAGTCTTGTAGCCCAAAACCAAAAGTAAAACGTGACACGAATGCTCGATCAAAATGCTGTCTGTCTCTGAGAATCTTTTGGCCTTGATCTAATTGGCACTATTCTTTCAACGTCTTCAAAAAAGACAACAAATCTACAAAGCCTTCCTGAAATTTTGCTCCCGAGCCTACCTGTCTCTCATGGCCTCTGCCTCCCCTTGCCTTGAACACAGCCTGGTAGTTGTTGACGGGCAATCAGGCAGGGTCTCTCCTTGTCAACACTAGCTATGTAATAGGGCAGCACAAACAATACCACGTGCTGATTGAGCCCAGAGCATGTTATGCGAGAGCGAACTTCAAGACGAgatggaaaaaaaggcaaaattTTGGGGACCTCGGTAACGTGAAAGAAAACATCAACGCAAAAGTTTAGTGACAACGAGGcacacttcgattgggaaaggACCGAATCACTAACTAATAAACCTCCCTTCGTTGCTATGCAAAAGACAAATAGAGGAAAACAAATGTGCGGGGATGACGAAAATCAAGTTTCGCGGCAAACATATCGCTTAAAGGAGAGAATATGGAAATAGATGGCCCCAGAGAGTTGGAGTCTAGGTGCAAATATACATTTGTGTGTTTGTAGTTGTGTACGAATTCGTATCTGGATAGCCCAAAGATTCTTCCCGGGACGAACCCGCACTTCAGGATGCAGAGTGAAGTCGAGAttcttcaaaaaaaaagtaccacGCTCATCACCTGGCGGCAACGTTCTGCGTTCCCGCCTCAAGCTGAGACGGAGTGGTCATCTCTGCTGAAACGCCTGACGTCGCTGGTTGTGCCGCCCCGGAAGCAGGCTGTCTTCTAAATCGTCCAAAGAAACCGCCATTGTTGCTCGATGGATCATTTTGGGATGGCGCATGCACTTGGGCAGCGCCACTCATAGTCGGGGGACCGTCGTTGCGCTGTGCCCTTAAACGGGTGAACAGCCCAGGTCTGCCCGAGTCGGAACCGGCAGATGCGGTTTGAGGTTGCTGCTGCACCTGCTGCCCGCCTGTGTTTGTTCGCCTCGTCATGAACGAAGTCCAAGTGTTACTTGGTCGACTTGGCATGTTCATCCTCCTGCCATTCTGGTCGGGAAGTACCACAGTGACCACGCCCGTTGCACCGACGCCCTCAGCACCTTCCACGACTGGGCGTGGTTTTGGTGTATAGTAGTCGGCTTTGCACAATGGGCAGCAAGCCCGTCGCGACGTCAGCCAAGGATCGACGCAAACTGCGTGAAAGGCATGTCCACATGTCAAACCGCgaacgtcgtcatcgtcttcCAAGGTATCTATGCAGATTGCGCAGGTGTCTCCAGATGATTCGAGCAGTTCTGGTGGGATGGCAGCGGTAATGTGGTCgtcctcttcctcgtcggAGGCTTGGTCATGCGACTGCCTCCTGTCCGTCTTCGACTCTGTGCCGTTCGTTTGTGGTGCAGATCCCATGGCATCTTTGGGATCGGTTGTCCCGCTTCCAGAACTGCTCTCCTTCGCCTCGTTTGCCATTGCCAACTTCTCATTTTCATTGTTATCGCCACGAGCGGGTACACTCGTACTAGTCGTCGGCCGATCATGATCGCTGCTGTGTCTTTCCTTGTCGACAGGCACAACACCCTCTACAGACCGTACGCTGTTCGCCCTGCTCGGTGGAGCAGAGACGCCACCGCGCGTAGGCAGTCCTTCTTGGGCTCTGGAGGCGACCCAGCTTTTGTACTTTTGCATCGGAAACTTTTCATTGACCTCGTCCATGGTCATGAGCTTCTTTTCACGCCGACGCCGATGAGGGCGCGGCATATTTTCCAGGGTAATAGGTTCGCCATCCTCGTTCACACGCATTGCGCGATTACGGGCGTTGTACCGGAAGCAGTACTTGACACCGACGATGATCCTGTTTGTAGATATTTTGACATCAACACTTTGGTCCAGTTCATTTCCCACAATGCCCTTGTTCTCTGGGCGTCCCTGGTTCGTCGGCCATCGGCAGACAAAGCATTTGCCGAACAGTTTGAGCCCATCCACCGGTCCCTCTTGTACCGTGTGCAGCCAAACAGCCCAATTGTTCGTAGATGAACTATGCAGATTTCGGCTTACCATAGGTTCGTGAACACCACTCCGAATCCAAGTGCGACGAAAAACAGTAATGGCGAGCTCCCGTTGCTGCCATTGCCGTTGTTATTACCACCAGGGCTGCCGTTACCCGGTGGTCCCTGTCCTGGATTGCCCGAATCGGTAGGAGATGGATTGCTCGATGTCGACGATGGTGTAGAGGTTGGTGAAGGCGAGTCTGAGGACGTGACCTGCCGAACAATGAGCCTAATGCCCTCAGAAACGAGTTCAGGAGTTATGACAGCCATGGCGACGAGGGCCTGAGCGACGAGGGCTCGCCGTGATTATTGAGATCGTACACGGGGTTTCGCTGTCGGGAAACCATCGATCGGAGGATGAACAGCTCGAAAGTTCCCGAGATTGTCGTTGAGGCCGATGGGCGGTGGTCGAGCCGCTAAATGGCCGTTGTCGTCAAAGTCAATTGCATACAGTGCAGGCCTGATCGAGATTCGTGAAAATACGGGCCACCGATGCGATCAAACAACAGAATTTAAGCCCTCGGATTATCACTCAACTGACTTGACAGCAAGTGataataaaaataacccTCGGCGCAGATGCCTAAAACGACGTCGACGCGAAGAGGTTGAGGACGGCCTGGGTTTTGACTTTTGGGGGGTGTTTGCAGAGGTACACGAACGTAATGTCAAAACGGTGGAGAAGGAATGGGAAGAGGACCGGGACCGAGTGGGTGGTGGAAAGCAAGCAAATAGCATAGAAATCCTGTGGTAGGGGCGAAATAGAAGAGGAAACTGGAATTGGGCGGGTTTGTACAGGGCGGGCGCCTGTAAGCCCGTTACAGGGGCGTTCTAGTGGACGGCTTGACGGGGCGGAGCAGGGAATGGGGTCTGTGGTGTCGGGTTGGGTGGGGGGGTGAGTTTTGGAACCACATGAGTACCAAGAGCCAGATTGagccaagaagaagcaagGTATAGTGGAGCCAACCTCACATCGACGCACGCCGAGAAAGAGGGGGTTCCTGGGGAGGGGATGGAGCGCTCAGGCGCATCGTCCTCCGCATTGAAGTCACGGCGGTTACAGTACTTTACTTATATACGgataaggtaaggtaggcatTCAAGTGCCTGAAAAGCGTGGTTGATGTCAAACAGTGTGAACGACGATCTCGAGTCTTCTGCCCAGACCCGATTTACCGGTATTTAGTATAGTATGTTTGCTAATAAATCATTGAAACgactctctcttttttcagTCGTGATGCCTTCCTCTCCTTATTTTCTCCTCCTTATCCCAAATCAGTAGTACTGCTTGGCGCGGAAATGTGTTGTCAAGAGCAACGCCAACAGTCGTTCCGGTCCTTTTGATATTGGCCAGACAAGTCAACTACTGTAGTAGAATTATTTAGGTAGGTTACTACTTACGTTCGCTGACTACTTCGTACCTTCACTTACGGCAAGGCTACCAGCGTTACCTTTCCCTTGGGTACCGTAGCTTGAACCAACTAGTTCGAACATGTATAACTACCTAGACAAGGTAGATTACATGACGGGCGACAAAAAAGCACTGTTGTTGTTTGCCCTGTCACAGCTGGAAAGGGCGGGCTGCCGATCCCTTTCTGTCAAGCTAGGCGGGCCCTGTACAAATTCATGCGCTTGCGAGAGAGTTGAGGGAACATTGATTGGTGCACAGATCTACAAATGCGGGCGGCTACAAGCCTCGCTTCTCTCGTTTGGGTCGATAGTTCGTCGTGACTATAATTTGATACAGTATTCTAATGCTACGTACTATTTTCGGGACGTTCATGAAGCAAGGGCGAACGAGTTTTTGGGAGAACAAACCTAACTtaatgccttttttttccttttcgtaTCACATTTACCCGGTCCGTTGGTTTGTCTGAAGTGAATTTTCGATTTACTGCGCGTTTGTTTGTCTGTCTGCAACCAATGGTGATGCTACCAGATGTACTTTCTGGTTTCTTGCGGGCATGACAACATCAGCCAAAAGTTTCCTCTCCACGGGCGTATCGTGTTATACCACTCGAGCGAGTAAGATGGATACGACGCACGGTGCCAACGCGCACGTACAGTGTCTAATAATTTTGGTAGGTGGCAGGCCCCCGTACTAACCCTGAAAGCTTTCAAACATCACACTACCCGGCGATTTAGTCCAGGACGATGCCTGCTGTCTCACATCCGCTAGTGCCTAAAAGCCGGTTCACGCCGTTCCAGGATTGTGCTCGCGGCTTACGACTAcgtagctttttttttttttttgtggtctCTCTCCCAATCGGTCGGCAACCAATCTGTTGGCACTAGAAAACATGTCTGACCGACTGTTTAATTGATAACCTGTCATTCTGTCTGCCTCCCCTGACCTAGTGTACGAGCGACTAACAACAATCCAGCAGCACACTCAATACCGTAACGTACTCAATTGTCACATATTCCTAGTGGTAGATGGTTTCGGTACATCATACGTCAGATTTCGTCGTCCGAGGAAATCGTCACGAAGAATGGCCTTTTTACGTTGTCGAAACAATTCTGAGCTCGCAACTAGATCCGAAAACCCGAGGCCGGAGCGCGCTTGCGGATGAACGAAAGGGATGACCAAGGAAGGGTGGGCGGTCTTTAGTCAGTACAAAAAACTTATTTGTGCACTGTTTGTCCGTCATCCCTTGTTGGAGACTCTTCCCTTGCTTGTGCACTACTGGGCCCTCGTACAGAGTcaagacagacagacacatGACGACGATCTGGTGGAGATTAAtgggatgaagaagagggtcGCACGGGAAGCCCGTGTTTTACCTTTGCTTTTTGTTTAGATTACTTTACTTTTGATTGATATGCTCTTGGCTCCCTCCTGTCCTGACAACCTCGTAAATTTCGATTGCGTTTCCCATTTCACATATAGCATTCGAAATACTAGTTCTAATTGAGAGTTCACAATCGACTGCCGATACTCATTGAAAGCGTAACCAGTGCTGCCATGTGTGGTGGGTGGTTTGATCAGTGTGCTGCACCGAAGACACTCCTGGTCTGATAACCAACCCCTAACCGAGTATCCCGGCGTGGCGGCGGTGTCGTTCCTGTATCCTACTATTTATTATGCATGGCGATCCCGTCGGTCGAAACAAGAGTGAACCCCTTGAACTCAATGCTTTCCCTGTAGCCTTTCTTTCGGACATTCCGGCGAGCGAGGAGGTATTTTGATTTGATTTTATTCTTGCTGCGGTCTTCACATCTGCCTGTTCTCTCCCTTTCAATCCTTACATTTcttcgtttatatatctttTTCGTAAGTGAAAGCGGTTTACGGTATTCTCATGTCAATTTTGCGGCAAACTTGCATTTACCAAAAATACCAAATAAAATCAGGGATACCTGTTTGTCGATCTCCAGCCATATAGCTAGATCGACtccctagttctagacttgaCAAAGCAATCGCGGTCAACCCTAAAAAGGGCGGTAGGGCCTAAGATACCCATTACGTGCTCACTTGTTGCCGGGGATATGCCCGCCATTACAATTACTCCGAATAAGCCCAGCTAATACTCTCTCGCGTGCATCGTACCCAACACTGATTGAACCTTGTATAGGGACGGGACTGGTCGGTGGAACCGGTAGGTTTTACGGAGTATGAAATACGGTGATATTGTGGACGGACCATTTTGTCTCGTCCCATTTATCTGGAAACCAAACACGCGACCAGCAACGAGCCTGTTTTTTGTCCCTCTCAGAGACACTGATCATTATCCCGATAGGTATTTACGCACGAAGTATATAAAAAGTAGGTATGCAATA is from Pyricularia oryzae 70-15 chromosome 2, whole genome shotgun sequence and encodes:
- a CDS encoding RING-8 protein, with product MAVITPELVSEGIRLIVRQVTSSDSPSPTSTPSSTSSNPSPTDSGNPGQGPPGNGSPGGNNNGNGSNGSSPLLFFVALGFGVVFTNLWIIVGVKYCFRYNARNRAMRVNEDGEPITLENMPRPHRRRREKKLMTMDEVNEKFPMQKYKSWVASRAQEGLPTRGGVSAPPSRANSVRSVEGVVPVDKERHSSDHDRPTTSTSVPARGDNNENEKLAMANEAKESSSGSGTTDPKDAMGSAPQTNGTESKTDRRQSHDQASDEEEDDHITAAIPPELLESSGDTCAICIDTLEDDDDVRGLTCGHAFHAVCVDPWLTSRRACCPLCKADYYTPKPRPVVEGAEGVGATGVVTVVLPDQNGRRMNMPSRPSNTWTSFMTRRTNTGGQQVQQQPQTASAGSDSGRPGLFTRLRAQRNDGPPTMSGAAQVHAPSQNDPSSNNGGFFGRFRRQPASGAAQPATSGVSAEMTTPSQLEAGTQNVAAR